The following proteins are co-located in the Urocitellus parryii isolate mUroPar1 chromosome 15, mUroPar1.hap1, whole genome shotgun sequence genome:
- the LOC144250486 gene encoding vomeronasal type-1 receptor 4-like — MAASDVAVGIIFLSQTVVGALGNSSLLLHYLVLYFTGSKVRHTDLILQHLIVANLLALLCRGVPQTVEAFGVKGFLSDFGCKLLFYLHRVGRGVSIGSTCLLSVFQAIKISPENSSFSELKVNASKYIGFSIYLSWILYLLVNIIIISHMTGKRSNNNITIMKDYGYCSSVHTDKTSQLLHSVLLTFPDVLCVGLMLWASSSMVLILHRHKQRMKYVHKTSFLRSSPESRATKTILLLVSTFASFYTLSCIFQICMIIIYNPHWLLVKMGAIVVVSFPAVSPFLLMSRNSSASRLSLSGIRNRKIPDVRRNM, encoded by the coding sequence ATGGCAGCCAGTGATGTGGCTGTAGGTATCATCTTCCTTTCACAGACTGTGGTTGGAGCTCTGGGaaattcctctcttctcctccattACCTGGTCCTTTACTTCACTGGGTCCAAGGTAAGACACACAGACTTGATTCTTCAGCACTTGATTGTGGCCAACCTGTTAGCTCTCCTGTGTAGAGGAGTTCCCCAGACAGTGGAAGCTTTTGGAGTGAAAGGTTTCCTCAGTGATTTTGGATGCAAGCTGCTTTTCTATCTTcacagggtgggcaggggtgtgtCCATTGGCAGCACCTGCCTCCTGAGTGTCTTCCAGGCTATCAAAATTAGTCCTGAGAATTCCAGCTTTTCAGAGCTTAAAGTGAACGCTTCTAAATACATTGGTTTCTCCATATACTTGAGCTGGATTCTATACCTGCttgtaaatattataattatttcacataTGACTGGAAAAAGGAGCAACAATAATATCACAATCATGAAAGATTATGGATACTGTTCTTCTGTTCATACTGACAAAACCTCACAATTATTGCATTCGGTATTGCTGACATTCCCTGATGTCCTGTGTGTGGGGCTCATGCTCTGGGCCAGCAGCTCCATGGTGCTCATCCTGCACAGGCACAAGCAGAGAATGAAGTATGTTCATAAGACCAGCTTCCTGAGGTCATCCCCTGAGTCCAGAGCCACCAAAACCATCCTCCTCCTGGTGAGCACTTTTGCGTCTTTTTATACACTTTCCTGCATCTTCCAAATTTGtatgattattatttataatccCCACTGGCTGCTGGTAAAGATGGGTGCAATAGTTGTTGTCAGTTTCCCAGCTGTCAGCCCCTTTCTGCTCATGAGCAGGAACTCCAGTGCATCCAGGCTCAGTCTTTCTGGAATAAGGAATAGGAAAATCCCTGATGTCAGGAGGAACATGTAA